From the genome of Nocardia sp. NBC_01503, one region includes:
- a CDS encoding 1-aminocyclopropane-1-carboxylate deaminase/D-cysteine desulfhydrase gives MTPHLHQQYPELEHTLPHLTLGKSPTPVRRLTSLDSVAADLWVKDDSEFGDGGWGGNKVRKLEWLLPDALRQHRHTIVTVGGLGTNWGLATALYGREHGLKTVLALIDQPMDEHVRAQLERLRVSGAKLYFTKTKTRTILSAPYILARSFSGRRPPYFLPAGGSSAVGALGYVEAALEIAAQVRAGELPEPTHIVTPVGSGGTVAGLSLGMRLAGLATRVVGVVVNDTLRLDEPTLSGLADRSARLLRERGARLPETVTTTGNLDIVTDYLGPGYGCPTPEATTAQTLSADLEQLTLEPVYTAKAMAALLDMNGQGRFGRGPVVFLNTNGPR, from the coding sequence GTGACGCCGCATCTGCATCAGCAGTACCCCGAACTCGAGCACACCCTGCCGCACCTCACCCTGGGTAAGAGTCCGACCCCGGTGCGGCGGCTGACCTCACTCGATTCGGTCGCGGCCGACCTGTGGGTCAAGGATGACAGCGAATTCGGCGACGGCGGCTGGGGCGGCAACAAGGTCCGCAAACTGGAGTGGCTGCTGCCCGACGCGCTGCGTCAGCACCGGCACACGATTGTCACCGTGGGCGGGCTCGGCACCAACTGGGGGCTGGCGACCGCGCTTTACGGACGTGAACACGGGCTGAAAACCGTTCTGGCGCTTATCGATCAGCCGATGGACGAGCATGTGCGCGCACAGCTGGAGCGGCTGCGGGTATCGGGCGCGAAGCTGTACTTCACCAAGACCAAAACGCGGACGATTCTCTCCGCGCCGTACATTCTGGCCCGGAGCTTCTCCGGTCGGCGGCCGCCGTACTTCCTGCCCGCGGGTGGTTCCTCGGCGGTGGGCGCACTGGGTTACGTAGAGGCCGCGCTCGAAATCGCGGCGCAGGTCCGGGCGGGTGAGCTGCCCGAGCCCACGCATATCGTCACCCCGGTCGGCTCCGGTGGCACGGTGGCCGGACTGTCGCTCGGGATGCGGCTGGCGGGGCTGGCCACCCGGGTGGTCGGCGTCGTGGTCAATGACACGCTGCGCTTGGACGAACCGACGCTGTCCGGGCTGGCCGACCGCTCGGCGCGACTGCTGCGTGAACGGGGTGCGCGTTTGCCCGAAACCGTCACCACCACCGGCAATCTCGATATCGTCACCGATTATCTCGGCCCCGGCTACGGCTGTCCCACCCCCGAAGCCACTACCGCGCAGACACTCTCGGCGGATCTGGAGCAGCTGACCCTGGAGCCGGTCTATACCGCCAAGGCCATGGCCGCACTGCTGGATATGAACGGACAGGGCCGCTTCGGCCGCGGCCCCGTCGTCTTCCTCAATACCAACGGCCCACGCTGA
- a CDS encoding Sir2 family NAD-dependent protein deacetylase encodes MSDTSLEQLHDLLTGRRVAVLTGAGISTDSGIPDYRGPDSPPRNPMTYQQFVGDPVFRQRYWARNHVGWRYMDAARPNAGHHALARLERAGVVTGVITQNVDLLHTKARQRAVIDLHGVYARVRCLGCEALLSRMTLAAQLEAANPGFAETMRITGLEVAPDADAVVADTSGFRMVDCARCGGMLKPDIVYFGESVPGQRVAEAFSMVEAAEVLLVAGSSLTVMSGLRFARRAAKTGRDVVIVNRGETRGDELAKLKIEAGCSTVLTALAERLARAAPTPGSPVGEPGR; translated from the coding sequence ATGTCCGATACCTCGCTGGAGCAGCTGCACGACCTGCTCACCGGCCGCCGGGTGGCGGTGCTGACCGGCGCGGGCATCTCCACCGACAGCGGCATCCCCGACTACCGCGGACCGGATTCACCACCCCGCAATCCCATGACCTATCAGCAGTTCGTCGGCGATCCCGTTTTCCGGCAACGCTATTGGGCACGCAACCACGTCGGCTGGCGGTACATGGACGCGGCGCGTCCCAATGCCGGTCACCACGCGCTGGCGCGATTGGAGCGCGCCGGGGTGGTGACCGGAGTGATCACCCAGAACGTGGATCTCCTGCACACCAAAGCACGCCAACGCGCGGTCATCGACCTGCACGGGGTGTACGCGCGAGTGCGCTGCCTGGGTTGCGAGGCGCTGCTGTCCCGGATGACCCTCGCCGCACAGCTGGAAGCGGCCAACCCCGGCTTCGCCGAGACCATGCGCATCACCGGCCTCGAGGTCGCACCCGACGCGGACGCGGTCGTCGCCGATACCAGCGGTTTTCGCATGGTGGACTGTGCGCGTTGCGGCGGCATGCTCAAACCCGACATCGTCTACTTCGGCGAGAGTGTGCCCGGACAGCGTGTGGCCGAGGCGTTTTCGATGGTCGAGGCCGCCGAAGTACTACTGGTGGCCGGGTCGTCATTGACGGTCATGTCCGGTCTGCGGTTCGCGCGCCGAGCCGCGAAAACCGGCCGTGACGTGGTGATCGTGAACCGCGGCGAGACCCGCGGCGACGAACTGGCCAAACTCAAAATCGAGGCGGGTTGCTCGACGGTACTCACCGCGCTGGCCGAGCGGCTGGCGCGTGCCGCACCTACTCCCGGATCTCCAGTCGGCGAACCAGGCCGATGA
- a CDS encoding TetR family transcriptional regulator yields the protein MAWDTEGTKQRLLDAAVHEFAERGPDGARVAAIAARACVNKERIYQYFGDKQGLFEAVLTDQLAQLAASSPLDPEKAGDLAEYAGRVFDYHRTHPQFLRLLHWEGLQTTGGELPAESARASHYADKVAALAEAQRAGRLTADVAPGYLMYAVAALAAWWFAVPQVVRMLLVEDIDNPDAMRAGLIGLVRRLEIRE from the coding sequence ATGGCGTGGGATACCGAGGGAACCAAACAGCGGCTGCTCGATGCCGCCGTGCACGAATTCGCCGAGCGCGGGCCGGACGGCGCTCGCGTCGCCGCCATCGCCGCCCGCGCCTGCGTCAACAAAGAACGCATCTACCAGTACTTCGGCGATAAGCAGGGCCTTTTCGAAGCCGTACTCACCGACCAACTGGCCCAGCTCGCGGCCTCCAGCCCACTCGATCCCGAAAAGGCCGGGGACCTGGCCGAATACGCGGGGCGCGTCTTCGACTACCACCGCACCCACCCGCAATTCCTGCGGCTACTGCACTGGGAGGGCCTGCAGACCACCGGCGGTGAACTACCCGCCGAATCCGCCCGCGCCTCGCACTACGCCGACAAGGTCGCGGCACTCGCCGAGGCGCAACGCGCGGGCAGGCTCACCGCCGACGTCGCCCCCGGATACCTGATGTACGCCGTGGCAGCCCTCGCCGCCTGGTGGTTCGCGGTACCCCAGGTGGTACGAATGCTGCTCGTCGAGGACATCGACAACCCGGACGCCATGCGGGCGGGGCTCATCGGCCTGGTTCGCCGACTGGAGATCCGGGAGTAG
- the ilvD gene encoding dihydroxy-acid dehydratase — MPQLRSRTVTHGRNMAGARALMRASGVPSADIGRKPVIAIANSFTEFVPGHTHLQPVGRIVSEAVRAAGGIAREFNTIAVDDGIAMGHGGMLYSLPSRDLIADSIEYMVNAHCADALVCISNCDKITPGMLMAAMRLNIPTVFVSGGPMEGGKAVLVDGTVRSRLDLIVTMSEAVSPLVSDEDMALIEENACPTCGSCAGMFTANSMNCLTEALGLALPGNGTVLATHTARRALYEAAGRTVMEVTRRYYDEDDDRVLPRNLASHKAFDNAVALDLAMGGSTNTVLHLLAAAQEAGLDYGLTDIEKMSLQVPCLCKVAPNGDYLMEDVHRAGGIPAILGELDRAGLLHRDVLAVHSDSLDEWLSAWDVRGGKASAEAMEMFHAAPGGKRSATAFSQSERWNSLDVNAAEGCIRDRAHAYSRDGGLAVLRGNLTPDGAVVKSAGVAEHMHTFTGPAIVAESQEDAVDAILSGRLQPGDVLVIRYEGPRGGPGMQEMLYPTSYLKGRGLAGKCAVVTDGRFSGGSSGLSIGHVSPEAAAGGAIALVQDGDRITIDIPSRTMTLHVEDDELNERRGHLEAAGGYRPIARERAVSVALRSYALLATSADRGAVRDSKRLDLLSALQ; from the coding sequence GTGCCGCAATTGCGTTCACGCACGGTCACGCACGGCCGGAATATGGCGGGGGCCCGCGCGCTCATGCGAGCCAGCGGCGTGCCGTCCGCGGATATCGGCCGCAAGCCGGTCATCGCGATCGCCAACAGCTTCACCGAGTTCGTGCCCGGGCACACTCATCTTCAGCCCGTCGGGCGCATCGTCTCCGAGGCCGTGCGGGCGGCCGGGGGTATCGCCCGCGAGTTCAACACCATCGCCGTCGACGACGGCATCGCCATGGGCCACGGCGGAATGCTGTACTCACTACCCTCGCGCGATCTGATCGCGGACTCGATCGAATACATGGTGAACGCGCACTGCGCGGACGCGCTGGTGTGTATCTCGAACTGCGACAAGATAACTCCCGGCATGCTCATGGCCGCGATGCGACTGAACATCCCGACGGTCTTCGTCTCCGGCGGGCCGATGGAGGGCGGCAAAGCCGTGCTGGTCGACGGCACCGTGCGCTCACGACTCGATCTGATCGTCACCATGTCCGAGGCGGTGTCGCCGCTGGTGTCGGATGAGGATATGGCGCTCATCGAGGAGAACGCCTGCCCCACCTGCGGTTCATGCGCGGGCATGTTCACCGCCAATTCGATGAACTGCCTCACCGAGGCGCTCGGACTGGCACTGCCCGGCAACGGCACGGTGCTCGCGACGCATACCGCCCGGCGTGCGCTGTACGAGGCCGCCGGTCGCACGGTCATGGAGGTGACCCGGCGGTACTACGACGAGGACGACGACCGTGTGCTGCCGCGTAACCTGGCCTCGCACAAGGCATTCGACAATGCGGTGGCATTGGATCTGGCCATGGGCGGCTCGACCAATACGGTGTTGCATCTCCTGGCCGCCGCCCAAGAGGCCGGACTCGACTACGGCCTGACCGATATCGAGAAGATGTCCCTTCAGGTGCCGTGCCTGTGCAAGGTCGCGCCGAATGGCGACTACCTCATGGAGGACGTGCATCGCGCGGGCGGCATCCCCGCCATCCTCGGCGAACTCGACCGCGCCGGACTGCTGCATCGCGATGTGCTGGCGGTGCATTCGGATTCGCTCGACGAATGGTTGAGCGCATGGGATGTGCGCGGTGGCAAAGCATCCGCCGAGGCGATGGAGATGTTCCACGCCGCGCCCGGCGGAAAACGTTCCGCGACCGCCTTCTCACAATCCGAGCGCTGGAATTCCTTGGACGTGAACGCCGCCGAGGGCTGCATTCGCGATCGCGCCCACGCGTATTCGCGCGACGGCGGACTGGCGGTGCTGCGCGGGAACCTCACACCCGATGGCGCGGTGGTGAAATCGGCCGGGGTCGCCGAACACATGCACACGTTCACCGGCCCCGCCATCGTCGCGGAATCTCAGGAAGACGCCGTCGACGCGATCCTCTCCGGACGCTTACAGCCCGGAGACGTGCTGGTGATCCGCTACGAAGGACCGCGCGGCGGGCCGGGAATGCAGGAGATGCTTTACCCGACTTCATATCTCAAGGGCCGGGGTCTGGCCGGGAAATGCGCGGTGGTGACCGACGGGCGGTTCTCCGGCGGTTCCTCCGGCCTCTCGATCGGCCATGTTTCACCCGAGGCCGCAGCTGGCGGGGCGATCGCACTCGTCCAGGACGGGGATCGGATCACGATCGATATCCCCTCTCGGACAATGACATTGCATGTCGAGGATGACGAACTGAATGAGCGTCGCGGTCACCTGGAAGCAGCGGGAGGATATCGTCCGATCGCGCGGGAGCGAGCAGTCTCCGTGGCGCTGCGGAGTTACGCGTTGCTCGCCACTTCCGCGGACCGTGGAGCGGTTCGGGATTCGAAAAGATTGGACTTGCTTTCCGCCCTGCAATGA
- a CDS encoding HNH endonuclease signature motif containing protein, producing MNSGGTTALVSSASALLTAVNSVLDASLVPHSDEEFIEVMRVVETAIRKTEAVKHRFTVETGVRCLAARAGVSTPVKFLEQTLRLSHAEATGRWNTAKLVSPRVFPTGELDPILPLVAEAQRAGAISADHTRHIVAALHKLPDTLPDERKETAERILTDYARAGLPDALPRLGNEILIRVYPDGELAAERDRQRLRGLSIGHQRVNGMSPVSGEITPALRAVLDPMLAKWARPGVCNPEDTDSPRSTADAADRGVLAAAAKRDGRTAAQRNHDALLGFLRFGVDPAMLGSHRGLPVAAVLSMSVADVERGAGIATTATGGTLSVSEALKLAATATDSSTFVAVLDKAGAPTHLARIRRTSAGSRGKAARTTGAASGAACSATPVTTRGATPAAVGAVSASPASGFSVSDLPLHLGENERLATGAQRLALIAAEKGCTRPGCSAPASLSAVHHITEWVKGGPTDIENLTLACDACHGLVHDGPGGWKTVVMGPDTDYPGHTGWIAPPHIDPTGTPQVNHRHHPGELTAATLARIHARDERERARLEEWLNTRNTSHTRR from the coding sequence ATGAATTCGGGAGGGACCACCGCACTCGTGAGCAGCGCTTCCGCGCTGCTCACGGCGGTGAACTCTGTCCTGGACGCGTCCTTGGTGCCGCATTCCGATGAGGAATTCATCGAGGTAATGCGGGTGGTCGAAACAGCGATCCGCAAAACGGAGGCCGTCAAACATCGTTTCACGGTCGAGACCGGTGTCCGTTGCCTGGCCGCGCGTGCGGGTGTGTCGACCCCGGTCAAGTTCCTGGAACAAACCCTGCGCCTGTCCCATGCCGAGGCCACCGGGCGCTGGAACACCGCGAAACTGGTGTCGCCCCGGGTGTTTCCCACCGGAGAACTCGACCCGATACTGCCCTTGGTTGCCGAGGCTCAGCGTGCGGGTGCGATCTCGGCTGATCACACCCGGCACATCGTGGCCGCGCTGCACAAACTCCCCGACACCCTCCCGGATGAGAGGAAGGAGACCGCCGAACGCATCCTGACCGACTACGCGCGCGCGGGTTTGCCCGATGCCCTGCCGCGGTTGGGGAACGAGATCCTGATCCGGGTGTACCCGGACGGGGAGTTGGCCGCCGAGCGTGATCGTCAACGTTTGCGTGGGTTGAGTATCGGGCATCAGCGGGTGAACGGGATGTCCCCGGTGTCGGGGGAGATCACTCCGGCGTTGCGTGCGGTGTTGGATCCGATGCTGGCCAAGTGGGCGCGCCCGGGCGTGTGTAACCCCGAGGACACCGACAGCCCTCGTAGCACCGCCGATGCCGCCGACCGTGGGGTGTTGGCGGCGGCGGCCAAGCGTGATGGCCGCACCGCCGCGCAACGCAATCATGATGCGCTGCTGGGTTTCCTGCGTTTCGGTGTGGATCCGGCCATGCTCGGCAGCCATCGTGGTCTGCCGGTCGCGGCGGTGTTGAGTATGTCGGTGGCCGATGTGGAGCGTGGTGCCGGTATCGCGACCACCGCGACCGGGGGCACCCTGTCGGTGTCCGAGGCCTTGAAACTCGCTGCCACCGCGACTGATTCGAGTACTTTCGTCGCGGTGCTGGACAAGGCCGGGGCCCCGACCCACCTGGCCCGCATCCGCCGCACCTCCGCTGGGTCTCGCGGAAAGGCGGCCCGCACCACCGGCGCCGCATCCGGCGCGGCCTGTAGCGCGACGCCGGTCACCACTCGTGGTGCGACGCCTGCCGCGGTCGGTGCCGTATCGGCCAGTCCCGCATCCGGTTTCAGCGTCTCCGACCTGCCCCTGCACCTGGGTGAGAACGAGCGCCTGGCCACCGGAGCCCAACGGCTGGCGTTGATCGCCGCCGAGAAGGGCTGCACCCGACCGGGATGCAGCGCGCCCGCCTCGCTGTCGGCGGTGCATCACATCACCGAATGGGTCAAGGGCGGACCGACCGATATCGAGAACCTGACACTGGCGTGCGATGCCTGCCACGGCCTGGTCCACGACGGCCCCGGCGGATGGAAAACCGTGGTCATGGGCCCCGACACCGACTACCCCGGCCACACGGGGTGGATCGCACCCCCGCACATCGACCCCACCGGCACACCCCAAGTGAATCACCGGCACCATCCGGGAGAGTTGACGGCCGCGACCCTGGCCCGTATCCACGCCCGTGACGAACGCGAGCGGGCACGGCTCGAGGAATGGCTCAACACCCGCAACACCTCCCACACCCGGCGATAG
- a CDS encoding acetyl-CoA acetyltransferase translates to MSVHILGGSQTDFAVNWHRAGLGFDALVQTVTEQTLAATEINPADIGVIHVGNAFGQLFTGQGHLGGMPATVLPELWGIPASRHEAACASGSMAILAAMADLESGRYDCALVIGAELEKTVPGNQAAAYMGAAAWAGHEAQDTDLVWPTMFAAVAQEYDRRYGLDPTHLHAISELNIANARLNPLAQTREWSYTPESFTTDDTANPPVAGPLRRQDCSQMTDGAAAVILVSDRFLEQHRNFRTKHAVITGWGHRTAGLPLDQKFAASAAEPYVFPHVRQTMRDALTRAALTDITEVDAVEVHDCFSMSEYMAIDHLGITPPGESWKAIESGEISRSGTLPVNPGGGLIGIGHPVGATGTRMLLDAYKQVTEQAGGYQVDGARRVATLNIGGSTTTSAGFIVETWGV, encoded by the coding sequence GTGTCCGTCCACATCCTCGGTGGCAGCCAAACCGACTTCGCCGTCAACTGGCATCGCGCCGGACTCGGCTTCGACGCACTCGTTCAGACGGTGACCGAACAGACCCTGGCGGCGACCGAGATCAACCCCGCCGATATCGGAGTGATCCACGTAGGCAACGCCTTCGGCCAACTCTTCACCGGCCAGGGCCACCTCGGTGGTATGCCCGCCACCGTCCTCCCGGAGCTCTGGGGCATTCCCGCCAGTCGCCACGAAGCCGCCTGCGCCTCCGGCAGTATGGCGATCCTCGCCGCCATGGCCGACCTCGAATCCGGGCGCTACGACTGCGCCCTGGTGATAGGCGCCGAACTGGAGAAGACCGTCCCCGGCAACCAAGCCGCCGCGTACATGGGCGCCGCCGCCTGGGCAGGCCACGAAGCACAGGACACAGACCTGGTGTGGCCCACCATGTTCGCCGCCGTAGCGCAGGAGTACGACCGCCGCTACGGCCTCGACCCCACCCACCTGCACGCCATCAGCGAACTGAATATCGCCAACGCCCGCCTGAACCCACTCGCACAGACCCGCGAATGGTCCTACACGCCGGAGAGTTTCACCACCGACGACACCGCCAACCCGCCGGTAGCGGGGCCACTCCGCCGGCAGGACTGCAGCCAGATGACCGACGGCGCGGCCGCGGTGATCCTGGTCTCCGATCGATTCCTGGAGCAGCACAGGAACTTCCGCACCAAACACGCGGTGATCACCGGGTGGGGACACCGGACGGCAGGACTGCCCCTGGACCAGAAGTTCGCCGCCTCGGCAGCCGAACCGTACGTCTTCCCGCACGTGCGGCAGACAATGCGGGATGCGCTGACCCGGGCGGCTCTCACCGATATCACCGAGGTGGATGCGGTGGAGGTGCACGACTGCTTCTCGATGTCCGAGTACATGGCCATCGACCACCTGGGCATCACCCCGCCCGGGGAGAGCTGGAAAGCCATTGAGTCCGGCGAGATCAGCCGCTCGGGAACCCTGCCCGTCAATCCGGGAGGTGGGCTGATCGGTATCGGCCATCCTGTCGGAGCGACCGGGACCCGCATGCTGCTCGATGCCTACAAACAGGTCACAGAGCAGGCCGGTGGCTACCAGGTTGATGGCGCTCGACGGGTTGCGACGCTGAACATCGGCGGGAGCACTACGACCTCCGCTGGGTTCATTGTCGAAACATGGGGTGTCTAG
- a CDS encoding class I adenylate-forming enzyme family protein, which yields MAELPTSAALSSSRRATTTRHPVRPCHPEGTVREYLERGWWEDETIPALFRRRVTETPDAPALTDPANLEALTGAIPRTLTWQGLDDHVIDIAAVLFAQGIRQGDTVAVLLPNTIALTATYLALWRLGAVATPMPASYRRHEISGIVAATEADAIITAGALAERALAQEALAVADGRAIVFAFGPEIPDKAVALGDPADSQSRSRVRDYEPALRVTVNDRITVCWTSGTEAAPKGIPRCHGDWLAVARSVQDGLGITPESVVLNPFPMVNMAGFAGAFLPWLLAGGHLVQHHPLDLPVFFRQIAEHRVTHTSMPPALLTMLLRNEPLRAQADLSSLWTVGSGGAPLPPPVVRRWQEELGIDVLNFFGSNEGVSLLGAPADIPDPTVRAQHLPHYGAAGVEWSTRLAARTAVKLVDVVTGETVTELGGRGELRLRGPAVFGGYLPGTATTEPFDEEGFLCSGDVFELCGADGRYLRFVDRVKEIIIRGGMNIAPAEIEGLLSDHPAVADVAIVGYPDEILGEKCCAFIVLAPGATITLDDLVEHLRAREVASFKLPERLEIVESLPRNPVGKLLRRELRDQV from the coding sequence ATGGCCGAATTACCCACCTCCGCAGCACTTTCCAGTTCCAGACGGGCTACCACGACCAGGCATCCGGTGCGCCCCTGTCACCCGGAGGGGACCGTACGCGAGTACCTCGAGCGCGGCTGGTGGGAGGACGAGACCATCCCCGCCCTCTTCCGCCGCCGCGTGACCGAGACGCCGGACGCACCCGCGCTGACCGACCCGGCGAACCTCGAGGCGCTCACCGGCGCGATACCCCGCACACTCACCTGGCAGGGCCTCGACGATCATGTAATCGACATCGCGGCAGTGCTTTTCGCCCAGGGCATCAGGCAGGGCGACACCGTCGCCGTACTGCTGCCGAATACGATCGCGCTCACCGCGACCTATCTGGCGCTGTGGCGGCTGGGTGCGGTCGCGACACCCATGCCCGCCTCGTATCGGCGACATGAGATCTCCGGAATCGTCGCGGCCACCGAGGCGGACGCCATCATCACCGCCGGTGCGCTCGCGGAGAGGGCACTCGCGCAGGAAGCCCTGGCTGTGGCCGACGGCCGTGCCATCGTCTTCGCCTTCGGCCCCGAGATCCCGGATAAGGCTGTCGCACTGGGTGATCCGGCCGATTCACAGTCGCGTAGCCGCGTGCGCGACTACGAACCAGCCCTGCGGGTGACCGTCAATGATCGCATCACCGTCTGCTGGACCAGTGGCACCGAAGCCGCTCCCAAGGGCATCCCGCGCTGCCACGGTGACTGGCTTGCCGTAGCGCGTAGCGTGCAAGACGGCCTCGGCATCACCCCGGAGTCGGTGGTGCTCAACCCATTTCCCATGGTGAACATGGCCGGATTCGCCGGAGCGTTCCTGCCCTGGCTGCTGGCGGGCGGTCACCTGGTGCAACATCACCCCTTGGATCTCCCGGTGTTCTTCCGTCAGATCGCGGAACATCGCGTGACGCACACCAGCATGCCGCCCGCACTGCTGACCATGCTGTTGCGGAACGAACCGCTGCGCGCGCAGGCCGACCTGTCCTCGCTGTGGACCGTCGGTTCCGGCGGCGCACCTCTGCCACCGCCGGTCGTCCGTCGCTGGCAGGAGGAGCTGGGCATTGACGTCCTCAACTTCTTCGGTTCCAACGAGGGTGTGAGCCTGCTCGGCGCACCCGCCGACATTCCGGATCCGACTGTGCGAGCGCAGCATCTACCGCACTACGGTGCAGCGGGTGTGGAATGGTCGACCAGGCTGGCGGCACGCACCGCGGTGAAGCTGGTCGACGTCGTCACCGGCGAGACCGTCACCGAACTGGGCGGCAGAGGTGAACTGCGCCTGCGCGGTCCGGCGGTATTCGGCGGATACCTCCCGGGCACCGCCACTACAGAACCCTTCGATGAGGAGGGATTCCTCTGTAGCGGAGACGTTTTCGAACTCTGCGGTGCAGACGGCCGATACCTGCGCTTCGTCGACCGCGTGAAGGAGATAATCATCCGCGGCGGCATGAATATCGCACCCGCGGAGATAGAAGGACTGCTGTCCGATCATCCGGCGGTCGCCGACGTGGCGATAGTCGGCTATCCGGACGAGATCCTCGGCGAAAAGTGCTGTGCCTTCATCGTTCTCGCGCCCGGAGCGACGATCACACTGGACGATCTGGTCGAACACCTGCGCGCCCGCGAGGTCGCCTCCTTCAAACTGCCCGAGCGCCTGGAGATCGTCGAATCCCTGCCGCGCAACCCGGTCGGCAAACTCCTCCGTCGCGAACTCCGCGACCAAGTCTGA
- a CDS encoding thiolase family protein, with protein MGEALIYDAVRLPRGRVRRTGGTLAELPPYELFGQLLSALVGRGCPADAVDDVLVGVSTAVGEQGGDIARAAALWAGWPDSVPGGVVSRLCCSGLDAVQSGAARVAAGYADIVVAGGAESMSRVPMLSDRPAIAFDNDLGERSGFVTIGVSADLTAAAYGITRPELDAYAVQSHGRAAAAAVSGALIPARKGGTVLLAADEGARPEASVDGFAELPALFGDDPSWERVARRLPDSPRPARGLHTIATAPQLADGASAVLLGGVGAADTLGRKPLAAIVGTAQTAVRSPLLTAPVTAARTALRRAGITAADLDVVEVNESFAVTPLLLTRELGLDPERVNPSGGALAVGHPLGATGGILIAQALDALSRCDGEYALVTIPAALGLGSALVLRRLS; from the coding sequence GTGGGTGAAGCGCTGATCTATGACGCGGTGCGACTGCCCCGCGGGCGGGTACGGCGAACCGGCGGGACGCTGGCCGAACTGCCGCCGTATGAGCTGTTCGGACAATTGCTTTCGGCATTGGTGGGGCGTGGTTGCCCGGCGGATGCCGTCGACGATGTTCTTGTCGGGGTGAGTACCGCAGTGGGGGAGCAGGGTGGAGATATCGCCCGGGCCGCGGCGCTGTGGGCGGGATGGCCGGATTCGGTTCCGGGCGGAGTGGTTTCGCGGTTGTGCTGCTCCGGACTGGACGCGGTGCAGAGCGGTGCGGCTCGGGTCGCCGCCGGGTACGCGGACATTGTCGTCGCCGGCGGAGCGGAATCGATGTCGCGGGTGCCGATGCTCTCGGATCGGCCCGCTATCGCCTTCGACAATGATTTGGGCGAGCGGAGTGGGTTCGTCACCATCGGTGTGTCGGCGGATCTGACTGCCGCCGCGTATGGGATTACTCGCCCCGAGCTGGACGCCTATGCGGTGCAGTCGCACGGAAGGGCGGCTGCGGCAGCGGTTTCCGGGGCGCTGATCCCGGCCCGCAAGGGCGGCACCGTGCTCTTGGCCGCCGATGAAGGCGCACGGCCGGAGGCTTCCGTCGACGGTTTCGCCGAGCTGCCGGCGCTCTTCGGTGACGACCCGTCCTGGGAGCGGGTGGCTCGCCGACTACCGGACTCGCCGCGACCAGCGCGGGGGCTGCACACGATCGCCACCGCGCCGCAGCTCGCCGATGGAGCGTCGGCGGTACTGCTCGGAGGCGTCGGGGCGGCGGACACGTTGGGGCGAAAACCGTTGGCCGCCATCGTGGGAACGGCTCAGACCGCAGTGCGTTCGCCGCTGCTCACCGCTCCCGTGACGGCAGCCCGAACGGCTCTGCGCCGCGCCGGCATCACGGCAGCCGACCTCGATGTGGTCGAGGTGAACGAATCCTTCGCTGTCACACCGCTATTGCTGACCCGCGAACTCGGTCTGGACCCCGAGCGCGTCAACCCCTCGGGTGGTGCGCTCGCGGTAGGGCATCCACTGGGCGCCACCGGCGGCATCCTCATCGCGCAGGCCCTCGACGCCCTGTCCCGGTGTGACGGCGAGTATGCGCTGGTGACCATCCCGGCCGCGCTCGGCTTGGGCTCCGCCCTCGTACTGCGTCGCCTGTCATGA